The Crassostrea angulata isolate pt1a10 unplaced genomic scaffold, ASM2561291v2 HiC_scaffold_312, whole genome shotgun sequence genomic sequence gtttactgacaagttagtcttgacttgtccaattttcaccgcgattctaagcacggtcatattcttattcaaaatatagaggtgtgaaaatattatgttcatcccagagcaggttctgcatgaacacacagcaatcacaaatatatttagatgccgatcaattaacggggtccggttaacagcgttcacccgtacggtgaatttacaactacgatgaattgatggcaattattttacagttacacatAGTCATGTGCACTGATTGGTCATCGCGATGAACAGTACGTTAAgaatacttatgaaattaaaatacaaacgcgttacacaagccgggaagtaagacgtacacgtcggactgatatataaacaatataattttaattatttggtatactttctacatcaaatgtatacgaatttgattaaaatcacgtgcaccacatgactagtgctggattttaaactgattttgtaatataacgtataacttcagtaaaattataaataatgcttataatatcttataacagaaacatgtgcatgtttcataaacatgtatcaatatctgtGTTTACAGTACAGAGAGTAAACACAAAGTATAGAATTGCACGAATCACATAGGCgtcgaaccgggggggggggggctagggggggggggggcttagtgcaaagttagacttaaccaataggcatatagcccccccccccccccccccactttttctcgccggaaatgtaattgttcctaaatttaccttgaaagattaaGAAGTTGGAGTAATAGCTAGGCAtaactagcccccccccccccccccccccccgacacggattaggaatttcatgattttgggtaAAAAATTTGGGTAGGGAAATTTATTTTCGGAAGTATATAGTAAAGgtacccccccccaccccccccccacggattaggattttgggaattagggttttttctcaatatttctgaggattagtctagcccccccccccccccactttcaatttgcttccgacgccagtgaatcatgatacagtcatacatgtagtaaagtctgaaatgcatgtaaaataattaaacaattattatattagacttaaactccaagtgggttttacttgttattatcaactgtagaatttttaaaaaaaattcctgtgtacatgtgttggcgTGGTATTAAAAAGAAAGGAATTAGCTCTAAACTTCAGGTTTGTACCAATATTTGGTACGatttgtaaaaaattacaacgactttaccttaatttgtttgcttaattagttactgtacctcaaggttcattcaaatgataactaaatgatttaagaaggagtcttacaaaataggtatattaatttattttactaaataattataatttacttatcagttttactaactcaggtacacacaaattgaaaaaaaaattcccgccgGGCTCCAGTTATAAACTCAAGCTAcgtactgtgtatatgttatgtaacagtcttttgttcacatcctgacagaaaaaaccctgcaatcaacacagaatatacaggaaaatcacagaggaggtcacctggacaaagaatgtatacacatgtatgcacgtgcccgagtacctaagattaatgatttcatcatatgcattaaacaagatcagacatcagtttttcttttcaaatttaattaattacttagtaaggttctcaatcgccttatttgccacatttgaagatagttacatgtatacatatagtttcagtcacgctgaaaccttactatacattttagtatgtacggattcattatcattaggctagacttaaacttaaacctgttgaaaataaatgatatcactattaaactcaaatcaattttagtaatagtttcagcaatgcgtaaaccatttggaatcttaacttaaagtttcagcatactgaaaccttGCGGAAATGTtatgaaactgattgatatttccataataatttacacaacttttcacatgattcaaatttagtttccgcattgcggaaaccatcaggaatcttaacttaaagtttcagcacactgaaacctagcggaaatgttatgaaactgattgatatttccataataatttacacaactattcacacgattcaaatttagtttccgcattgcggaaaccatcaggaatcttagactaaagtttctgctgactgaaacctaacggatacttgctgaatcgatataatggtttccgcattgcggaaactatacatgaaacttcaacttcaagtttcagcaaggtttccatatagtttcagttttgctgaaacttgatttttcatccagtgaAATGTGTGAACAATGCAGAGAGGAACATCGGAAAAATAGGATAACCAAGAACCATGAAGTGGTTCCTTATAAACAACGCAAACGTCAACTTCCCTTGGAGAAATGCAAGATCCACCCCACAAGACAAATAGAGTTTCTCTGTGATGAATGCCAGATTCCCATTTGTTCTAAATGCACAGCCACAAAAGAACATCGCAGCCATATATTTACTGACCTAGAAATTGTCTTTGCTGAAAAATGTTCCTTTTGTCAAGAAGAAATAGCTAAAATTCGAAACTATTTTGAGCCTACTTCTCATGACTTAAAAAACGAAATTGCTGAAGATGtcacaaaaataaagaaaatcatgGAAGGCATAAGAACAGCAATGAAGGCTGAAGCTGAGTCTGTGAAAAAGCTGGTAGGCACAGTCACAtctgataaaataaaacaatgtgaCAAAATAGAACAGTcattattaaaaacattaaacgACCAAAACCAAACAATTGATGACTACATTAACTATCTCAATGATTTAGTCAAAACATGTTATGGTTACCTATCTCCCTCAGACatcaacaatttaacatttgctcttatatctgaaaaaaatactGATAAAACCAATACCAGAGACATCCAAACCAGTCCCACCCGTATTTACTGCTGGTCAATACAGCAAGGAAGATGTTGCCAAACTACTGGGTAGAATAACTGTTTACAACACTTAAccagaaaacagaaaaataaagccCATGGAGACTGCTTCTACACAGTTGAAACCTACAGAGAAACAGAGGAAACAAGGCAATGAGAAATCTGACGTGAAACACACACTGTCTCTGTCTTCTTCTGTCACCAAGGTCCGGTAGTTCAAAATACCAGGTATTAAATATGTAATTCATATATCAATGGGTAAATCAGGTAGACTCTGGTTCAGTAATAGTAGTGGTAACCTTGTCCAAACAGATCTACAGGGGAATCAGCTACAAAAGATACAAACCAGTGGTGAAACTGAAGGCTACCACACAGTCACAGAGGACGGGGATCTGATCTATACAGACAAAGACAACAATGTCATCAATAGAATTATACTGGATAATACTAtcactgaattcattaaaacaggAGACGAGACTGGAGACCATACAGTATACACTCCTCCCACATCAACGGGGACATACTGGTGGGGATGCATACAGATGGTGAAGCTAAAGTCAACAGGTACAACAAGACAGGGacagaaatacagaacatacagaGAGACAACGAAGGACAGGAACTGTATAGAATACCATTctacatcacagaaaacatcaatggtgaTGTCTGTGTATCAGACTTTAACAAACATGCTGTAGTGGTGGTGGATAAATCAGGACAACGCAGGTTTTCCTACACAGGTCAGTCGTCAACGTTCACTCCCTGTGGAATATATACTGATGTACTCGGTCACATCCTGGTATGTGATGATGACAGTAACACAGTTCATCTCCTAAACCAGGACGGTCGGTTCTTGTCTCTACTACTCACACAACAAACTGGGATAAAGTATTCCTGCAGTGTGTGTGTGGATGATGACAACAATCTCTGGGTGGGACAATGGGGTAACATAGTGAAAGTGTATAAGTATCTAAAGTGACCagtgtatatatgtattttatagttGGTAAACTATTGAGTAGgttattttataatatcaatatttctaacATTATATTAGATTTAACAGAAAATACATCCATTTgcaattatcttttttatttattttttactttatgcAGTAAAAAAGTATTC encodes the following:
- the LOC128170098 gene encoding uncharacterized protein LOC128170098, coding for METASTQLKPTEKQRKQGNEKSDVKHTLSLSSSVTKVRRRDWRPYSIHSSHINGDILVGMHTDGEAKVNRYNKTGTEIQNIQRDNEGQELYRIPFYITENINGDVCVSDFNKHAVVVVDKSGQRRFSYTGQSSTFTPCGIYTDVLGHILVCDDDSNTVHLLNQDGRFLSLLLTQQTGIKYSCSVCVDDDNNLWVGQWGNIVKVYKYLK